AAAATAATATCTTATAATAATCTCTCATACATAGAGATTGAAACAGGTTTTATTATATGAACTAAATGTAACTGTTTGTTTCTTTGTGATCTTGGCGTCTTCGCGGTAAGAATTCATGAATAAATCAGTTTAATTGATTCACTATTAATTTAAAAACCCGCAAATTAACAATAGGTTTTACCGATATAGAATCAAGCGCCTCATCAATTTAAAATAAATTGGAATTTAAATGATTAACTATTTTCAAAGATCCATGCTCCATTTTTCCGGTCTGGTTGTAATTGTTTTTGTTTTTAATTTTAGCTGCAAAACAAATGAAGATTTTCAACCAAAAAATGATTCAGGTTCTTATGTTATAAAGGGTAAGAAAAATTATTTAAATGGTTATCCGGCAATCAATCCGGATGGTTCTGTAAACGTGGTCGTAGAGATTCCGGCAGGGTCCAGGGATAAATGGGAAGTTGCCAAGGATGAAGGCGATCTGAGGTGGGAATTTAGTGATGGCAAACCACGAGTCGTGAATTATTTGGCTTATCCCGGTAATTATGGCATGATCCCCCAAACCCTGCTTCCTAAAAATTTGGGCGGTGATGGCGACCCCTTGGATGTGATTATTTTGGGGTCTGCAATTTCCCGGGGTGATGTGGTAACCGCTAAAATTATCGGCGTGTTAAAATTATTGGACGATGGTGAACAAGATGACAAGCTCATTGCCGTTCGACCCATTGACCAGCTGGGAGCCGTTAATAATCTTTCCGAGCTAAAAAATAAATATCCCGGCATAACGGATATTCTTGAAACCTGGTTTACCCACTACAAAGGCAAAGGCCGCATACAATCCCTTGGCTTTGATGATGTGGATAAAGCCAAAGAAATCTTAAATGAAGCTGCAAAAGCTTATCAAATGGTGCTTTCATCCAAATAAAATAAAGTATGAAAAGAATTTAAACCGGAGATCGCTGAGTGCGCCGATAAAGTTGTAAATAATCTTAGTGTTCTCTGGGATCTTTTTGGTTAAATGGTTTTGTTTAGCTAATATATTTTGCCGCTCTCGGTTTGGGTCGTATGTATGATTTTGCGTTTTGGCATGAGTTAATGGGTTTTTCCAAAGCAAAATGACACACCCCTAAATCCCATTTCAATGATGAGTTTTCGGTGAGACACCAAATGGAAATAAATTTGTATTTTACTATGTCAACACTTTTTGCAATACTACATGTAAAAAATTAGCGCACTTTCCACTTTCGGCCCTAAATCACTCATACTTCAATGCATCTATAGGATTTGAAAGTGCAGCTTTAATCGCCTGGTATCCTATTGTGAACAAGGCCATCAACAAAGCTGCAACGCCACAAAGTATAAAAGACCATAATCCAATACTTATGTGGTAAGCAAAAGATTCCCTTAACCAAAGATCCATAGCTACATAAGCCAGCGGCCATGCAAAAAGATTGGCAAGGAGAATCAGTTTTAGAAATTCACTGGAAAGCATTGTAATAATATTGGGAATACTTGCGCCAGGCACTTTTCGGATACCGATTTCCTTCGTTCGTTGTTCAGCGGTGAAAGAGGCTAATGATAATAAGCCAAGACAGGCAATGAAGATCGTAAGAATCGTAAATTTTTCCAATAGTCCCGCAATAATTTCCTCAAATTGGTACTCGACTGCAAGGTCGACATCCAAAAAATAATGATAATGAGGATTGTTCGGATCGTAAATTTTCCACTGATCTTGCAAAAATGTATAGGCTTCTTTTTTTGTGCCAGGTTCGACACTCATATAGAATCGCCGTAGATATTTTGGGGTGAAATGAGCGATCAATGGCTTGATGGGTTGGTTTAAATTCTCAAAATTAAAATCCTTCACAACACCAATCACGATTCTTGATTTTGATCCGGAATCAGCGTTGAGCCATTCAATGGTTTTTCCTATAGGATTTTCCCAACCGAATTGTCTGGCAGCGGTTTCATTAATGATCACAGCATCTGTCGTATCAGAAGCAAAATCTGTAGAAAAATTCCGGCCGGCAACGAATTCGATTTTCAAAGTCGGAAAATAGTTATGGTCTACAGCAATATTTTTTAACATCATTCCATCTGTTTCATTGGTACCTTGCGGTAAAAAACGACCGGGCATGGCACCATCGCCTGGTTCATTTGAAGCTAAGAAAACACTATGGATTGTTGGATGTTGCAGCAGTTCATTTCTTATGGTTTGTTTCCTGTCGTAGGTACTGTTTTCAGGCTGGAAGAAATAAATAATGTTGTTTTTTTCAAACCCCAGATCCTTTGTTTTTAGATAATCGATCTGTTTAATCAACAAGAAATTCACAATAATCATTATGATTGCAATGCTGAATTGCGTAACCACAAGCGCTTTCCGCAGCTTCGAACCCTTGATCCCATCAGATAGGGCGCCTTTTAGGACTGTAATCGGTTTAAACCTGGAAAGGAAAAAAGCCGGGTAGCTTCCGGCAAGAATACCAACGAAGAGCGTGATTGCAAATATTGAAAATAAATAAAATTGATTGTCAAAATAATGAATGGCTATTTGTCTATCGCCGTCTGTTAAACTATTAAACCAGGGGACTGCAAATTCGACAAATACGATGGCAAAAAATAATGCGATGAACGATATGACTACCGATTCTGCCAGGAACTGGCGAATTAACTGCGGTCGGAAAGCGCCCATGACTTTTCTTAAACCGACTTCTTTGGCTCGATTGGCTGATCTGGCAGTAGTCATGTTCATAAAATTGATACAGGCGATTAAAAGAATAAACAGCGCCACAGCGACAAAAATATAAATATATACCGGCTCTAGTGTGTCACCCCACTCTCCGGATAGGTCATCGTTTAAATGTATATCTTTAAAAGCTTGCAATCGTGGTTGGTATCTACCTCGGTATTGCTCTTCAATGTATGTGTTGATAAAACTTGGGAAACGCGCTTCTACTGCTTCAGGTATAACATCCTCTTTAAAAAGAAAATATGCATGAATA
This portion of the candidate division KSB1 bacterium genome encodes:
- a CDS encoding inorganic diphosphatase, translated to MINYFQRSMLHFSGLVVIVFVFNFSCKTNEDFQPKNDSGSYVIKGKKNYLNGYPAINPDGSVNVVVEIPAGSRDKWEVAKDEGDLRWEFSDGKPRVVNYLAYPGNYGMIPQTLLPKNLGGDGDPLDVIILGSAISRGDVVTAKIIGVLKLLDDGEQDDKLIAVRPIDQLGAVNNLSELKNKYPGITDILETWFTHYKGKGRIQSLGFDDVDKAKEILNEAAKAYQMVLSSK
- a CDS encoding ABC transporter permease — encoded protein: AKYFPDQDPVGQTIRFNNKQDFLITGLMKNVPPNSYMRFNFLASFSSLEADNNQYLDDWRSHAIHAYFLFKEDVIPEAVEARFPSFINTYIEEQYRGRYQPRLQAFKDIHLNDDLSGEWGDTLEPVYIYIFVAVALFILLIACINFMNMTTARSANRAKEVGLRKVMGAFRPQLIRQFLAESVVISFIALFFAIVFVEFAVPWFNSLTDGDRQIAIHYFDNQFYLFSIFAITLFVGILAGSYPAFFLSRFKPITVLKGALSDGIKGSKLRKALVVTQFSIAIIMIIVNFLLIKQIDYLKTKDLGFEKNNIIYFFQPENSTYDRKQTIRNELLQHPTIHSVFLASNEPGDGAMPGRFLPQGTNETDGMMLKNIAVDHNYFPTLKIEFVAGRNFSTDFASDTTDAVIINETAARQFGWENPIGKTIEWLNADSGSKSRIVIGVVKDFNFENLNQPIKPLIAHFTPKYLRRFYMSVEPGTKKEAYTFLQDQWKIYDPNNPHYHYFLDVDLAVEYQFEEIIAGLLEKFTILTIFIACLGLLSLASFTAEQRTKEIGIRKVPGASIPNIITMLSSEFLKLILLANLFAWPLAYVAMDLWLRESFAYHISIGLWSFILCGVAALLMALFTIGYQAIKAALSNPIDALKYE